From Lewinellaceae bacterium:
CGGCGTTGGAATGGATGGAGACGAAAATCTTGGGCAGGTCCGACTTTTTGGCGTTGGCGCGGTTGACACGGCCTTCCAGAAAGTCATCTATATCTACTTCCGGCACCGTTATGAAATACTGCACCCCTTTTTCATCCAGCTGCTTTTTGATGCGGGCCACGACATCCCGGTTGAATTCGTATTCAAACAGGCGGGTTTGGCCGTCGTCAAAGAGGGGCGACCGCTTGCCGGGCGTTTGTTTGCCGTGCCCGTTGTCGAGGCACCAGAGGAAACGGCCTTTGGATGCGGCGGGCTTGGGATCAGGTTGAGGTTGAGGTTGAGGCTGAGGTTTAGGGTCGGGTTTAGGATCGGGGGAAACCACGACGGGAGGGTCTTTTTTCTCTTCGAAGATGTCTTCGTCGAAGCCGGCGTCGATCTCTCCGGGCAGGATGACTATTTTCTCCATTTCATCGGCGACGACGACGATGGTGTCGGGGCGGATTTCGGAGCCGTCCTGCGGCAATTCTATATCCTGCGGGGAAGAACCTTTTCCGGGCTTGGTGGGCGCCGGTTTTTGCTTTCCGCCTCCGAAGAGGCTGGAAAAAATGCTGCTGATCGCTTCAATGATTTTCTTGAACATATGGGTATTCGATAGTTAATGATGTCGTGATGTCGTGAGAAGGTAGTGTGGTGAAAAGGGCAGGTTTATTATCACTTCCTCACTATATCACCCTACCCTCTCCCTCTCCTCCCAAATATAGGCAATATTTTGAATCTCCCCTACTCCAGGTGCGATTCCTATTTGTACCCATCTAGCAGATAGCGTGGGGAAATGCCCCTAAAATTCAGGGAAACACGGTTTCACAGTCCCCTTGCTCCACTGTTATGGAGCCTACGGCCTCAACAATGGAACCGGGAAACCATGTAACAGTACTTCGAGGGAATGATTCCGGGTGTTTTCATGCCCAGAAACATAAGGGGGTCCAAACTAGTGCCTCGCGCATTAAGTAACGGGGTATAGAAAATGAGGCTATTTTGTTGCCAGACAAGGCGTGAGGAGCGAGCATAGCGGGACTATATGAGCGACGAACAACGCAGTATGGCGGCAAAAGAGTCCATTTTATATCCTGTTATTTAGTGCGCGAGGCACTAGAATCGCACCCCCTACTCCAGGTTGCCCACGGGCTTAAAGATGCGCTTGAAATTGATGCGGCTGAAGATATTATTGCCTTCTTTGCTGGTAGAAAACCAGATGATCACGGGTTTGCCCACGACGTGGTCTTCCGGAACGAACCCCCAGACCCGGGAATCTTCGGAATTGTGGCGGTTGTCTCCCATCATCCAGTAGTAGTTCATCCGGAAAGTGTACGCATCGGTTTCCTGGCCGTTGATGAATATCTTGCCGTCGCGCACCGCCACCTGGTTGCCTTCATACACTTCGATGACGCGGCGGTAAAGCGCCAGGTTTTCGGGGCTGATCTTAACCGTCGCGCCCTTTTTTGGAATGTAGACCGGGCCGTAGTTATCGGCCGTCCAGCCGGGAAAATGCTCCGTATCGTGGGGGAAGAACTTCCCGCTGTTGCCGTCGAGCTGCCTCATGTCCACCGGAGTTACTTCAATATTGGGATCCAGGGATTCTACCTTGGCTTTTTGCTCATCAGACAGGATGATGACATACGACAAATTGCCCTGCTGAGCGATGATATCGCCTTTGGAGATGCCCCATTCGGAAAATTTGCTGGTATTGATCGCGCCGGCCGGGAAAGTGACGATGTACATAAACTGCAGGTACTTGGGGTTCTTCGCCGGCTGCCCGTTGATGTATACCTGCCGGTCGATGACCTGCAGGCTGTCCCCCGAAATGCCGACGCAGCGCTTGATGTAGTGGTCCTTTTTATCCATGGGCCGGGTAATCAGTTTTTTCGTGCCCGCTTTGATCTGCCGGGCCTCTTCGGGCGGCACCGCTCCCCGGCGGTAATCGTAGATGCTCCAGGTGCGGTCCGGAAACACGTAGACGCTGTCTCCTTCCGGAAAATTGAACACCACCGGGTCATTGCGGTCGATGCTCTCCAGAGCCGGCAACCGGTAATACGGCAGGCTGGGCTCTTTCAGGTAGGATTCGGTATTCAGGATGGGAATGCGGTTGTGCAGCAGCGGCACCATAAGCACCGTTTCAGGCGTGCGTATGCCATAATGGGCCTTGCTGACAAACAGGAAGTCACCGACCAGCAGCGAGCCTTCCATGGAAGGAGTGGGGATCACATAAGCTTCGATGAGGAACATCCGGATAAAAGCGGCGGCAAAAACGGCAAAAATGATGGCCTCGGCCCATTCCCGGGTGGCCGATTTCCGGTAGGGGTTGTTGGCCTGCAGTTTCTGCAGCTTCCGGGATTGGTTGGCGGCGGCGGCGGCTTCGGCGACCTGAGCCTTGTATTCCTGTTCTTTTTCCAACGTGGGGCCGTCGTACTGCTCGTCTTTGCTGAAGGCCAGATAGAAAAAGAAAAAAGGAGCGAAAAGCACCGCCACTACACTGTGCCAAAAGTCGTATTTCCGAAAGGAACGCACCATGTCGATGGCCAGGCCGGCGTAGATGAAGATGTTCACCAAAGGGAACAGCAGCCAGGCCGCATGCCATCCTTTTCGGCCGATGAGCCGGCACCATACCACGAAGTTCAGCCCCGGCACCA
This genomic window contains:
- a CDS encoding N-acetylmuramoyl-L-alanine amidase — translated: MFKKIIEAISSIFSSLFGGGKQKPAPTKPGKGSSPQDIELPQDGSEIRPDTIVVVADEMEKIVILPGEIDAGFDEDIFEEKKDPPVVVSPDPKPDPKPQPQPQPQPDPKPAASKGRFLWCLDNGHGKQTPGKRSPLFDDGQTRLFEYEFNRDVVARIKKQLDEKGVQYFITVPEVDIDDFLEGRVNRANAKKSDLPKIFVSIHSNAAPARSSESWAPDSISGIETWHYHGSKTGQKIAGIFQKHLINETGWVNRHLKSRPNGQFYVLRKTKMSSVLTENGFYNNKTQAAELIKPEVRQKIADAHVKAILEIEKYGLESA
- a CDS encoding S26 family signal peptidase produces the protein MWFLILLIVSYLLLSVSLYFLFPKAGEEGWKGLVPGLNFVVWCRLIGRKGWHAAWLLFPLVNIFIYAGLAIDMVRSFRKYDFWHSVVAVLFAPFFFFYLAFSKDEQYDGPTLEKEQEYKAQVAEAAAAANQSRKLQKLQANNPYRKSATREWAEAIIFAVFAAAFIRMFLIEAYVIPTPSMEGSLLVGDFLFVSKAHYGIRTPETVLMVPLLHNRIPILNTESYLKEPSLPYYRLPALESIDRNDPVVFNFPEGDSVYVFPDRTWSIYDYRRGAVPPEEARQIKAGTKKLITRPMDKKDHYIKRCVGISGDSLQVIDRQVYINGQPAKNPKYLQFMYIVTFPAGAINTSKFSEWGISKGDIIAQQGNLSYVIILSDEQKAKVESLDPNIEVTPVDMRQLDGNSGKFFPHDTEHFPGWTADNYGPVYIPKKGATVKISPENLALYRRVIEVYEGNQVAVRDGKIFINGQETDAYTFRMNYYWMMGDNRHNSEDSRVWGFVPEDHVVGKPVIIWFSTSKEGNNIFSRINFKRIFKPVGNLE